A genomic stretch from Primulina huaijiensis isolate GDHJ02 chromosome 14, ASM1229523v2, whole genome shotgun sequence includes:
- the LOC140956691 gene encoding triacylglycerol lipase OBL1: MDTTEENEASGSGDFGFFILWPENGGVLDLLRFLVFDNHECGAKFIERREFGEEILGVDGSTDTVRDVGVVKPDHRWVIVVSIIVRKIIKVVGKPMEWAGYVVEFLLNLLSLNGNFMGLISKILQGRVVMPKRDSETFISAIGHIDGRIDLYNIEMLPDAERETWITEIGNRALMDLCMMASKLAYENAKVVRNVVNLHWKMHFVDFYNCWNDYQKERSTQVFIMCDKPIDANLILISFRGTEPFDADDWITDFDYSWYEIPKLGKVHMGFLEALGLGDRVNPSTFHHQLKAKGISPTPLEEPDGAKKQLIPEMVEMTAYYAVRTKLKDLLKEHKNAQFVVTGHSLGGALAILFPAVLVLHEEMELMQRLLAVYTYGQPRVGNRQFGRYMEAHLEHPGAKYFRVVYCNDLVPRLPYDNKTFLYKHFGICLYYNGLYEEQILTEEPNRNYFGILFLIPEYLNAAWELFRSFILGYMHGPEYRESWESFLLRVVGLGLPGLSDHSPLDYVNSVRLGRMRAA, translated from the exons ATGGACACTACAGAGGAAAATGAAGCTAGCGGTTCTGGGGATTTCGGGTTCTTTATTTTATGGCCTGAAAATGGTGGGGTTTTGGACTTGCTGAGGTTCTTGGTATTTGATAACCACGAATGTGGCGCAAAGTTTATTGAAAGACGTGAGTTTGGTGAAGAGATTTTGGGTGTTGATGGTAGTACTGATACTGTTAGAGACGTTGGGGTTGTAAAACCCGATCACAGATGGGTTATTGTAGTGTCTATTATAGTGAGAAAGATCATTAAAGTTGTTGGGAAACCCATGGAATGGGCTGGTTATGTTGTGGAGTTTCTTCTGAACCTTTTGTCTCTCAATGGCAACTTTATGGGGTTAATAAGCAAAATTCTTCAAG GACGTGTGGTAATGCCAAAAAGAGACTCAGAAACATTCATAAGTGCAATCGGACATATAGATGGACGTATAGACCTATATAACATTGAGATGCTGCCCGATGCTGAGAGGGAAACTTGGATAACAGAGATTGGAAATAGGGCTCTAATGGATCTATGTATGATGGCTTCAAAACTAGCTTATGAGAATGCTAAGGTTGTTCGAAATGTCGTAAATCTTCATTGGAAG ATGCATTTTGTTGACTTCTACAACTGCTGGAACG ATTATCAGAAAGAGAGGTCCACCCAAGTTTTCATCATGTGTGATAAGCCAATAGATGCAAATCTGATACTCATCAGTTTCCGGGGCACAGAGCCATTTGATGCTGATGACTGGATCACCGATTTCGACTACTCTTGGTACGAGATACCCAAACTGGGAAAAGTTCATATGGGTTTTCTAGAGGCCTTGGGTTTGGGCGACAGAGTTAACCCCTCCACGTTTCACCACCAACTAAAAGCGAAAGGCATATCACCTACCCCTTTAGAAGAGCCTGATGGTGCTAAGAAGCAGCTAATACCAGAAATGGTAGAGATGACGGCATATTATGCTGTCAGAACTAAACTCAAGGACTTATTAAAAGAGCACAAGAACGCACAATTTGTGGTTACAGGGCATAGTTTGGGAGGGGCCTTAGCTATATTGTTCCCGGCCGTTCTTGTCCTACACGAGGAGATGGAGCTGATGCAGCGTTTATTGGCTGTTTACACATACGGACAGCCAAGGGTAGGTAACAGACAGTTTGGACGGTATATGGAAGCTCATCTGGAACATCCTGGTGCCAAATACTTCAGGGTCGTATATTGCAACGATCTCGTTCCAAGATTGCCTTACGACAATAAAACCTTCTTGTACAAGCATTTTGGTATCTGCCTGTACTACAATGGCCTCTACGAAGAGCAA ATTCTTACTGAAGAACCGAACAGAAACTACTTCGGTATACTATTCCTAATTCCGGAGTATCTGAATGCTGCATGGGAGTTGTTTAGAAGTTTCATACTTGGTTACATGCATGGACCTGAGTATAGAGAGAGCTGGGAATCGTTTCTGCTGAGGGTAGTAGGACTAGGACTCCCTGGTCTCTCTGACCACAGCCCACTGGATTACGTGAACTCGGTACGCCTCGGAAGGATGCGAGCTGCCTGA